In Candidatus Nomurabacteria bacterium, the following proteins share a genomic window:
- a CDS encoding restriction endonuclease subunit S produces MTPSDVKIVAENINDFIEVPDGINRLRKAVLTLAMSGQLLAQDEQEGTAQDLYNEILKTKDGLLASSRRKKTREILPISQEEVPFEVPQSWKWVRLVEIGEVVGGGTPSTTKSTYFVDPDTPNSIPWLTPADMRQQSGVFIKSGKKNITEEAYKKSSTTLMPKGSVIFSSRAPIGYVGIAENPLTTNQGFKSLVPHSGINSKFLYWFLTLRADDINLRATGTTFKEISGSAFANEVFVLVPPKEQERIVEKIEVVMKQLDELESQKNERDLIRVRLTRSAMQALGSADSKVAFEQLTELIKTPQDIKELENAILTLAVSGKLVSQDKSEGTAEDLYTEIQLELNNKVKGKKSKVLDVAEGETPFEIPESWRWVRLIEIGKLDTGKTPRTGVNGNYGGEIPFIGPGDIQNRTINSYSKLVTTQGASESKYLHPGDVLMVCIGGTIGKSAYVDGTYTFNQQINKITPFHTDGRYLSFVFQTEYFQKLVWSKASGGATPLVNLTRWSSCIVPLPPLAEQKRIVKKVEELMEMVSTLKAVI; encoded by the coding sequence ATGACACCAAGTGATGTAAAAATTGTTGCTGAGAATATCAATGACTTCATAGAAGTACCAGATGGAATAAATCGTCTACGAAAAGCGGTACTGACTTTGGCTATGTCTGGTCAACTACTAGCTCAAGATGAACAGGAAGGCACAGCACAGGATCTTTACAATGAAATTCTCAAGACAAAGGATGGGTTATTAGCTTCAAGTCGAAGAAAAAAGACCAGAGAAATATTACCTATTTCACAAGAAGAGGTACCCTTTGAAGTACCACAGTCTTGGAAGTGGGTACGATTGGTAGAGATAGGCGAAGTTGTGGGAGGAGGTACGCCATCAACTACAAAATCAACTTATTTCGTTGATCCTGATACTCCAAATTCTATTCCTTGGCTTACCCCAGCTGATATGCGCCAGCAGAGTGGAGTGTTTATTAAGTCGGGTAAAAAGAACATCACTGAAGAGGCATATAAAAAATCATCAACAACCTTGATGCCTAAAGGCTCTGTCATTTTTTCAAGTCGCGCTCCAATTGGTTATGTGGGAATTGCTGAAAATCCTCTCACAACAAATCAAGGTTTTAAATCTTTGGTACCACACTCGGGCATAAACTCTAAATTTCTATATTGGTTTTTAACACTTAGAGCTGATGATATAAACCTAAGGGCTACTGGTACCACATTTAAAGAGATATCTGGTAGTGCATTTGCGAATGAAGTCTTTGTCCTTGTCCCACCCAAAGAACAAGAACGTATCGTTGAGAAAATTGAAGTGGTAATGAAGCAGCTCGATGAATTAGAGTCACAAAAAAATGAACGTGATTTGATCCGTGTTCGTCTTACACGAAGTGCTATGCAAGCACTCGGATCTGCTGATTCGAAAGTTGCCTTTGAACAACTTACTGAACTAATCAAAACTCCACAAGATATCAAGGAGCTAGAAAACGCCATTCTTACTCTCGCCGTTTCTGGCAAACTCGTCTCTCAAGATAAAAGTGAAGGCACAGCTGAGGATTTGTATACAGAAATTCAATTAGAACTAAATAATAAAGTTAAAGGTAAGAAGTCAAAAGTTCTTGATGTTGCAGAGGGCGAAACGCCGTTTGAAATACCTGAATCGTGGCGCTGGGTACGTCTTATTGAGATTGGTAAACTGGATACTGGCAAAACTCCACGTACTGGCGTGAATGGAAATTATGGAGGAGAAATTCCATTTATTGGTCCCGGTGACATTCAGAACAGAACGATTAATTCATACTCAAAATTAGTTACTACTCAAGGTGCTTCAGAGTCAAAGTATCTTCACCCCGGCGACGTCCTAATGGTTTGCATAGGTGGCACAATTGGGAAATCGGCATACGTTGACGGAACCTATACTTTCAATCAGCAGATAAATAAAATCACGCCATTTCACACTGACGGTCGCTATCTGTCTTTTGTCTTTCAGACTGAATACTTTCAGAAATTAGTTTGGAGCAAAGCTTCTGGTGGAGCAACACCTCTTGTGAATCTTACAAGATGGTCATCTTGTATAGTGCCACTCCCACCCCTTGCTGAGCAAAAACGCATCGTAAAAAAGGTTGAAGAGTTGATGGAGATGGTAAGCACACTGAAGGCGGTTATTTAA
- the terL gene encoding phage terminase large subunit yields the protein MDNLKPELLQRIINDPQVRREVTKQSHRLFMPVYLHDYVKHVSGSFHSEMFELTERTDLPLTVVVAFRGSAKSTIFSLSYPLWAILGVQKKKYVLIVSRTQQQAKQLLQHIKTELERNELLKQDLGPFEEPDDEWRMSSIVIPKYDARITVLSVDQSMRGLRHKSYRPDLIICDDIEDLASTKTQDSRDKTFNWFTSEIIPAGDDDTKVVLVGNLVHDDSLMVRLREGIESGEIDGYFKSYPFLDTFGNCIWPEKYPTPESIEKLRRKTINQQAWEREYLLKIIPSGDQIIDPLWISHYHEIPRDVDQHAIFVGADLAISQKTSADYTAMIPVLACTKNDEKCLYVLPEIVHARMRFPETCREIKALEYKLRTKYGLPVKFYIENVGYQDAVVQQSKEDDVDVIGVTPIGTKQERISLTAPALSAGRIRFPFGKAEKLIQELINFGSEKHDDLADAFSLVTIETMVNWKPRKKNSILFG from the coding sequence ATGGACAATCTGAAACCTGAGTTGCTGCAAAGAATAATCAATGATCCGCAGGTACGGCGTGAAGTGACCAAGCAAAGCCACCGTTTATTTATGCCCGTGTATCTACATGACTATGTAAAGCATGTAAGCGGGTCATTTCATTCAGAGATGTTTGAGTTGACTGAACGAACTGACCTCCCCCTCACGGTAGTGGTAGCGTTTCGAGGCTCTGCTAAATCTACGATCTTTTCGCTCTCGTACCCTCTATGGGCTATTCTTGGTGTTCAGAAAAAGAAGTACGTGCTGATTGTTTCTCGCACTCAACAACAAGCGAAGCAACTTTTGCAACACATTAAAACTGAACTTGAGCGGAACGAGCTACTCAAACAGGATCTTGGACCTTTCGAGGAACCAGATGACGAGTGGCGAATGTCTTCAATTGTAATTCCTAAATACGATGCTCGTATCACTGTTCTATCTGTTGATCAAAGTATGCGCGGATTGCGACATAAGAGTTATCGCCCCGACTTGATTATTTGTGACGACATCGAAGACTTGGCATCAACAAAGACGCAAGACAGTCGAGACAAAACATTCAATTGGTTTACCAGCGAAATCATTCCCGCTGGTGATGATGATACGAAAGTAGTGCTCGTTGGTAACTTAGTACATGATGATTCACTCATGGTTCGTTTGCGGGAAGGGATTGAATCAGGCGAGATTGATGGATATTTCAAATCATATCCCTTTCTCGACACATTCGGTAATTGTATATGGCCTGAGAAGTACCCCACTCCTGAATCTATTGAAAAACTTCGCAGAAAAACAATTAACCAACAAGCGTGGGAGCGTGAATATTTATTGAAGATTATTCCTTCGGGCGATCAGATAATCGACCCGCTTTGGATATCCCATTATCATGAGATACCGAGAGATGTCGATCAACATGCTATTTTCGTCGGCGCCGACCTTGCGATCTCGCAGAAAACATCAGCTGACTACACGGCTATGATTCCTGTATTGGCCTGCACTAAGAATGATGAAAAATGCCTTTATGTTCTACCTGAGATAGTACACGCCCGCATGCGTTTCCCAGAGACCTGTAGAGAAATCAAAGCACTCGAATATAAGTTACGAACAAAATATGGACTACCCGTTAAGTTCTATATTGAGAATGTCGGCTATCAGGATGCTGTCGTGCAACAATCAAAAGAAGATGACGTTGATGTTATCGGAGTGACACCAATAGGCACAAAACAAGAGCGAATCAGCCTGACCGCTCCTGCGCTGAGTGCAGGAAGAATACGCTTTCCCTTTGGTAAGGCAGAAAAGCTAATTCAAGAGCTTATTAATTTTGGATCAGAAAAACACGATGATTTAGCTGATGCTTTTTCATTGGTTACCATTGAAACGATGGTGAACTGGAAACCACGGAAGAAAAACTCAATCTTGTTTGGCTAA
- a CDS encoding restriction endonuclease subunit S — protein MKLSDIAQVTPGYAFRGAIEETRNGNTLVFQARDLVQGVPVSDVSSLTKISLDLPPDDRYLQKNDVLIVARGMKAGAFRAAVFMSDAQNVIASASVHIIRISTSKVLPEFLSHYLNSKEGQDSLANIVTGSYIGALPRRELIHIKIPVPELEKQKAIVALHENIQAQQSIVDRRQYLKQQIVEATFTNLTKQHD, from the coding sequence ATGAAATTGTCAGATATTGCCCAAGTAACTCCAGGCTACGCTTTTCGCGGAGCTATTGAAGAAACGCGCAACGGCAATACACTGGTATTTCAGGCTCGTGACTTGGTACAAGGTGTCCCAGTCTCGGATGTGAGTTCATTGACCAAGATATCGCTTGACCTCCCTCCTGACGACAGGTACCTCCAAAAAAATGATGTTCTAATTGTGGCACGAGGTATGAAGGCTGGTGCCTTTCGTGCAGCTGTCTTCATGTCTGATGCTCAGAATGTTATTGCATCGGCATCTGTACACATTATTCGAATAAGTACGAGCAAGGTGCTTCCAGAGTTTCTATCTCACTACCTCAATTCAAAAGAGGGACAAGACTCACTGGCTAATATCGTCACTGGTTCATACATTGGGGCCTTACCCCGGCGGGAACTCATACACATAAAAATTCCAGTGCCAGAGCTAGAGAAGCAAAAAGCAATCGTAGCACTGCATGAAAACATTCAAGCCCAACAATCAATTGTCGATCGTCGCCAGTATTTAAAACAACAAATCGTCGAAGCAACATTTACTAACCTTACAAAACAACATGACTAA
- a CDS encoding DUF305 domain-containing protein translates to MNNQTILVAIIALLIGGIGGYAITDKDKSYGDRGYDKQMSDNVPMGMHRMPDGTLMGNPTDDGVGGMSQMDHMMAMMVSSEREFIEGMIPHHQEAVDTANEVIERGGSKPEIKQLVEDIVVAQEAEIAEMKQWYEDWYGEPYTDNGEYMPMMRELANLSGAELDRVFLEDMIGHHMGAIMMARSVQPYIERDEIAELTQAIVSTQSAEIAQMRQMLQGL, encoded by the coding sequence ATGAACAATCAAACTATTTTGGTAGCTATCATCGCACTTCTCATTGGTGGAATTGGTGGTTATGCTATTACAGACAAAGATAAATCTTACGGAGACAGAGGGTACGACAAACAAATGTCAGATAATGTGCCAATGGGCATGCATCGTATGCCTGACGGTACACTAATGGGCAATCCTACTGATGACGGTGTGGGTGGTATGAGCCAAATGGATCATATGATGGCCATGATGGTTTCAAGTGAACGTGAGTTTATCGAAGGTATGATTCCTCATCACCAAGAAGCGGTAGATACCGCCAACGAAGTGATTGAACGTGGTGGCTCAAAACCTGAGATTAAACAATTGGTAGAAGATATCGTCGTTGCTCAAGAAGCGGAGATTGCTGAAATGAAGCAATGGTATGAAGACTGGTACGGTGAGCCATACACTGACAATGGTGAATATATGCCGATGATGCGTGAACTTGCCAATCTATCAGGTGCTGAACTCGACCGAGTCTTCCTTGAAGATATGATTGGTCACCACATGGGAGCGATTATGATGGCTCGTAGCGTGCAGCCATATATCGAGCGTGATGAGATTGCCGAACTGACGCAGGCAATTGTTTCAACTCAATCAGCCGAAATTGCTCAGATGAGACAGATGTTGCAGGGACTATAG
- a CDS encoding type I restriction-modification system subunit M, which translates to MTKKFTQEELNKVLWSAADSSRSQLAAETYKDYALPMLFFKYLSDQNKKKYQEYKERFGDDEKRIEEKMKLDRFYLPPKSSFDYIYSKIEEDNIGDEINKALHRIEDANSDKLEGVFSVDFNSEALLGKLPQRNKMLRNLIQDFAKIDLSDVGDDIIGNSYMYMIERFGAAAGKKAGEFFTTRSVAQLVAMLAQPKEGDRIADPACGSGGLLLLAGEEVEKKGSKNYALYGQESTGATYQLARMNMFLHGKDSARIEWGDTLNNPLLVENDQLMHFDVVVANPPFSLKKWGAEHAESDAYNRFWRGVPPKDKGDFAFITHMIETAKPKTGRVAVIVPHGVLFRSGAEGKIREQLIKENIIDAVIGLPAGLFQTTGIPVAVLVIDRSREKGGANEMKKDIFFIEASKEFKAGKAQNIFTEDHINKIYDTFVKRKDVEKFARKVDLAEVEENDFNLNITRYVDTFEEEEPVDIEANLKELAKLEPELKKLEKQMEVYLKELGIK; encoded by the coding sequence ATGACTAAAAAATTCACACAAGAAGAACTCAATAAAGTACTCTGGTCAGCGGCTGATTCTTCCCGCAGTCAATTGGCGGCTGAAACGTATAAGGACTATGCGTTGCCGATGTTGTTTTTTAAGTATTTGAGTGATCAAAACAAAAAGAAGTACCAAGAGTACAAAGAGCGATTTGGCGATGACGAAAAGCGTATTGAGGAGAAAATGAAACTCGACCGTTTCTACCTACCTCCCAAATCATCTTTTGACTACATCTACAGCAAAATTGAAGAAGATAATATCGGCGATGAGATAAACAAAGCCCTCCATCGTATTGAAGACGCTAACAGCGATAAGCTCGAAGGTGTGTTTAGTGTTGATTTCAATTCAGAAGCACTGCTTGGCAAACTACCACAGCGAAATAAGATGCTTCGCAACTTGATTCAAGATTTCGCAAAAATCGACCTGTCTGATGTTGGAGATGACATCATTGGAAACTCATACATGTACATGATTGAGCGCTTCGGTGCAGCTGCTGGAAAAAAGGCGGGTGAATTTTTCACGACGAGGTCCGTAGCTCAGTTAGTAGCCATGCTAGCGCAACCTAAAGAAGGTGACCGTATAGCCGACCCTGCTTGTGGTTCGGGCGGCCTTCTGCTTTTAGCTGGTGAAGAAGTAGAAAAGAAAGGTTCAAAGAACTATGCGCTCTATGGGCAAGAATCTACTGGTGCTACCTATCAGCTTGCTCGTATGAACATGTTTTTGCATGGTAAAGACTCAGCCCGTATTGAATGGGGCGACACACTAAATAACCCGCTCTTAGTTGAAAATGACCAACTCATGCACTTCGATGTAGTTGTAGCAAACCCACCATTCTCCCTGAAGAAGTGGGGTGCAGAGCATGCAGAGTCTGATGCGTACAATCGCTTCTGGCGAGGAGTACCACCTAAAGACAAGGGGGATTTTGCATTCATTACCCACATGATCGAAACCGCTAAACCTAAGACTGGTCGTGTAGCAGTGATTGTTCCTCATGGTGTTCTCTTCCGAAGCGGTGCAGAGGGAAAAATTCGTGAGCAACTAATTAAAGAAAACATCATTGATGCGGTAATTGGTTTACCTGCTGGACTATTCCAAACCACGGGTATTCCAGTTGCAGTCTTAGTAATCGACCGCTCACGTGAGAAAGGTGGCGCTAACGAAATGAAGAAAGACATCTTCTTTATTGAAGCATCGAAAGAGTTTAAAGCTGGCAAAGCTCAAAACATATTTACCGAAGACCACATCAATAAAATTTACGATACATTCGTGAAGCGGAAAGATGTAGAAAAGTTTGCTCGCAAGGTTGACTTGGCTGAGGTTGAGGAGAATGATTTTAACCTGAACATCACACGGTATGTAGATACCTTTGAGGAAGAGGAGCCTGTAGACATTGAAGCGAACTTGAAAGAGCTGGCAAAGCTTGAACCTGAGCTAAAGAAGCTGGAAAAACAGATGGAAGTTTATTTAAAAGAATTAGGTATCAAATAA
- a CDS encoding AAA family ATPase: MIKKIEITNVGRFKSAKTDGDAQFFKKNTFIYGKNTHGKSTLTAIFRALKENRTDYIIGRKTIGTQKQTVKIIPEVTTPTGEYRYTTDEAKWSAEYKDIIVFDNHFVRESVYTQNQQIGQEQQKNIEAFMLGAKGAEYNANITKLTEQIAENTRTQTSVSSEYNRNKNLLGGLSFDDFLGLTEVADIDRKIEEEKNSLDKIKNSELISSKLGSIKSLLERYRDFDSTNISEKLSVNSELVTKHYDSHVNQKESKQSYSSFLQTGSKLRARTEKEYCPFCTQEITEPSVKEFLKTIDLIYNDKYRTLQQAIKDAEALFPQDSFTAEISRIKTDLKQAGYDLAIDFTDVDGPYGSCEKAVADKKDDLATDFDTTPFTDISSKAVAHIATIDKELLNFTNPTEKKAELETSLKLLEANKERFSSWKDRCESYQKAKKENVTLSAEKTKLWEEYLVYANGLSASMLQDINDVLSACNCDFTVTKFNFKGNQRQDLLVLSMSGSEISNDGDDGEMTIKNALSDSDKWVLALAFFLATVKNDSAIKVVVMDDPVSSFDSDRKRIILTEIKRILKDTGKQLVLLTHEKGFYQLLHAENSSDATATFLRLSMDTTSGTDFIACSPHDDAEFMSDYNCWIADMKNANSSQDLAFVKNAHASIRKVIEHILKTKYPLEITKEINTVGDMLTKLEQPGGSYVMTSRRTNIEAILTNQAHHDHSGTSQYPTAQLGIEDYKKDIRDAFELMKIL, encoded by the coding sequence ATGATAAAGAAAATTGAGATTACTAACGTAGGACGTTTCAAATCAGCAAAAACTGATGGGGATGCACAGTTCTTTAAAAAGAATACTTTTATCTACGGTAAAAACACTCACGGGAAGAGTACTCTGACTGCAATCTTTCGCGCACTAAAGGAAAACAGAACAGATTATATTATTGGAAGGAAAACGATTGGAACTCAGAAACAGACAGTTAAAATTATTCCTGAAGTTACCACCCCAACAGGTGAATACAGATACACTACTGATGAGGCAAAGTGGAGTGCAGAATATAAGGACATCATCGTCTTTGACAATCACTTTGTAAGAGAAAGTGTATACACACAGAATCAGCAAATCGGACAGGAACAACAAAAGAATATTGAAGCTTTTATGCTCGGTGCTAAAGGTGCTGAGTATAACGCGAATATTACAAAACTCACTGAGCAGATTGCTGAAAATACACGAACTCAGACATCGGTTAGTTCAGAGTACAACAGAAACAAAAACCTATTAGGTGGTCTATCATTTGACGATTTTCTTGGACTTACAGAAGTCGCTGACATTGATCGCAAAATCGAGGAAGAAAAGAACTCTCTCGATAAGATTAAAAATTCTGAGTTGATATCGAGTAAACTCGGCAGTATAAAAAGTCTGCTTGAACGATACAGGGATTTTGATAGTACAAATATTTCAGAGAAACTTTCAGTAAATAGCGAGCTAGTCACTAAGCATTACGATAGTCATGTAAATCAGAAAGAAAGTAAACAGTCCTACAGTTCCTTCTTACAGACAGGATCAAAGTTACGTGCTCGAACTGAGAAAGAATACTGCCCATTTTGTACACAAGAGATTACTGAACCTTCGGTAAAAGAGTTCTTGAAGACTATCGATCTTATCTATAACGATAAGTACAGAACTTTACAGCAAGCAATAAAAGATGCTGAAGCATTATTTCCACAGGATAGCTTTACGGCAGAGATTAGTAGGATCAAAACTGACCTTAAGCAGGCAGGCTATGATTTAGCTATAGATTTTACTGATGTTGACGGTCCATATGGTTCTTGTGAGAAGGCGGTTGCTGATAAGAAGGATGATTTGGCAACTGATTTTGATACCACACCTTTTACAGATATTTCCTCGAAAGCTGTAGCGCATATAGCAACAATTGATAAAGAACTGCTTAATTTCACCAATCCAACTGAGAAAAAAGCGGAGTTGGAGACGTCGTTAAAATTACTGGAAGCAAACAAAGAAAGATTTAGTTCTTGGAAAGACAGATGTGAAAGCTATCAAAAAGCAAAGAAGGAAAACGTAACGTTAAGTGCTGAAAAGACTAAACTCTGGGAGGAGTATTTAGTCTACGCAAATGGCTTGTCAGCATCCATGTTACAGGATATCAATGACGTGCTTAGTGCTTGTAATTGTGATTTCACGGTCACAAAATTTAATTTTAAGGGAAATCAAAGGCAAGACTTACTTGTGTTAAGTATGTCAGGAAGCGAGATATCTAATGATGGAGACGACGGTGAAATGACCATTAAGAACGCTTTGAGCGACAGTGATAAATGGGTACTTGCTCTCGCGTTCTTCCTTGCTACTGTAAAGAACGATTCAGCAATCAAGGTCGTTGTCATGGATGATCCTGTTTCTAGCTTCGACTCTGATCGAAAGAGAATTATTCTTACTGAAATAAAGAGAATCTTAAAGGATACCGGTAAGCAACTAGTCCTCCTCACTCATGAAAAGGGTTTTTATCAGCTTCTACACGCTGAAAATTCTAGTGATGCAACCGCCACTTTCCTAAGATTGTCTATGGATACAACGAGTGGAACTGATTTTATAGCATGTAGTCCTCATGACGATGCTGAGTTTATGAGTGACTACAATTGTTGGATTGCAGATATGAAGAATGCTAATTCCTCACAGGATTTAGCTTTCGTAAAAAATGCTCATGCGAGCATACGTAAAGTAATAGAACACATTCTCAAGACTAAATATCCACTTGAGATTACCAAAGAGATTAACACTGTAGGTGACATGCTCACAAAACTAGAACAGCCAGGCGGTTCCTATGTAATGACAAGTCGAAGAACAAATATTGAGGCAATCTTAACTAATCAAGCGCACCACGATCACTCCGGTACAAGTCAATATCCTACTGCCCAACTCGGTATTGAAGACTACAAAAAAGACATAAGAGATGCTTTTGAGCTAATGAAGATACTCTAA
- a CDS encoding DNA modification methylase produces the protein MKKIIWRTEVRTVDELIPQKVNPRKITDTQMSALKKSLKKFGLAEIPCLNKDGTILAGHQRMRALQLLGRGNEQIDVRVPSRQFTKKEADQYLIGSNKLGGEFDYDLLKEFDIDLLTEAGFETVELASFWDDKKEITNDTFDVEKELKKIKTPTTQLGDIIHLGKHKIICGDCTQLGTLQKLYGDERASMIASDPPYNVGYNYSSGLGGKSNYGAKVHDKRTYEEYENFITSSLEAALSVTANDAHVFMWSDQIYIGLIQSVYRKLGVSNKRVCLWLKNVQNPVPQVAFNKVYEPCTYGTRGKPYLAEMRTDLNEVMNKEATTGNDLLEQFTDIWAVRRLPAQQYNHATSKPPELHQKAILRCTKPNDIILDSFLGSGSTLIAAEQLDRRVFGCELEPVFCDLIINRFEKLTGIKARVERV, from the coding sequence ATGAAAAAGATTATCTGGCGTACCGAAGTACGCACCGTGGATGAACTCATTCCACAAAAAGTAAACCCAAGAAAAATCACTGACACACAAATGTCAGCACTTAAAAAGAGTCTCAAAAAATTTGGTTTAGCTGAGATACCCTGCCTGAACAAAGACGGGACTATTTTGGCCGGTCATCAAAGAATGAGGGCGTTACAGCTATTGGGGCGAGGTAATGAACAGATTGATGTCAGAGTACCAAGTCGTCAATTTACTAAAAAAGAAGCGGACCAGTACCTCATCGGTTCGAACAAGCTGGGTGGTGAGTTTGATTACGATTTATTAAAGGAGTTCGACATTGACTTACTCACCGAAGCGGGTTTTGAGACCGTTGAGCTGGCTAGTTTTTGGGACGATAAAAAAGAAATTACTAACGATACGTTTGATGTTGAGAAAGAGCTGAAGAAAATTAAAACGCCAACTACCCAACTAGGTGACATCATTCATTTAGGCAAACACAAAATAATTTGTGGTGACTGCACTCAACTTGGCACCTTACAAAAACTATACGGCGATGAGAGAGCTAGCATGATAGCGTCAGATCCGCCCTACAATGTGGGATACAACTATAGCTCTGGACTTGGTGGAAAGAGCAACTACGGTGCAAAAGTTCACGACAAACGCACTTATGAAGAATATGAAAACTTCATTACCAGTAGTCTTGAAGCGGCTTTATCTGTCACTGCAAATGATGCACATGTGTTTATGTGGTCAGACCAAATCTATATCGGACTAATTCAGAGTGTGTATCGCAAGCTCGGTGTGAGTAATAAACGAGTCTGCTTGTGGCTCAAGAATGTACAAAACCCTGTGCCACAAGTAGCCTTCAATAAAGTATATGAGCCTTGCACATATGGAACACGAGGTAAGCCGTACCTTGCTGAAATGCGAACAGATCTGAATGAGGTGATGAACAAAGAAGCGACCACAGGCAATGATTTGCTGGAACAGTTTACAGATATTTGGGCAGTAAGACGTTTGCCTGCTCAGCAATATAATCATGCCACCAGTAAGCCGCCCGAACTACATCAAAAAGCAATACTACGTTGCACAAAACCCAACGATATCATCTTAGATTCGTTTCTTGGTTCTGGCAGTACACTCATTGCGGCCGAACAACTAGATAGGCGGGTTTTCGGTTGTGAGCTTGAACCCGTCTTTTGCGACCTTATCATCAACCGCTTTGAAAAACTTACTGGCATTAAGGCGAGGGTTGAAAGGGTATGA
- a CDS encoding recombinase family protein codes for METQQISARMSHSIAPPPIAVRYVLYARKSTEQDERQALSIESQVNEMMQMAEKEGLDIVEVRREAHSAKASGQRPVYREILEDIRREKFNGIIVWHPDRLSRNAGDLGELVDLMDQKLLVEIRTHGQTFTNNPSEKFLLMILCSQAKLENDNKSINVKRGLKARVEMGLWPAPAPTGYVKEKRMDRKCETLIDPERAPVIKKVFEKVAYEKWSGRKVYNWLRFELNFRALPSKKHLSLGNIYRILENHFYYGVFEYPRNSGNWYQGRHEPLITKELFDLVQEQLKGNELKTRQEKEFAFTKLMICGLCGSGISADEKYKKLKNGKINAHVYYTCTKARDKHCKCGYLNETDLIKQLQKLVDVASFSEGEVIKRIKAEVARYKKFNQTLLGEKTSTDASEIDAKSYIKFLLKDGTIEEKREILSCFNSKITMNNKVVKLQSQPN; via the coding sequence ATGGAAACACAACAGATATCCGCTCGAATGAGCCACTCAATCGCACCGCCACCTATAGCGGTGCGTTATGTTTTATACGCTCGCAAAAGTACCGAGCAAGATGAGCGCCAAGCACTTTCTATTGAATCACAAGTGAACGAAATGATGCAGATGGCTGAGAAAGAAGGTCTCGATATAGTAGAAGTTCGCCGTGAAGCTCATTCCGCCAAAGCATCTGGCCAGCGACCTGTATACAGAGAAATACTAGAAGATATACGAAGAGAGAAATTTAATGGGATTATTGTGTGGCACCCTGACCGACTCAGTCGTAATGCTGGTGACCTCGGTGAGTTGGTTGACCTCATGGACCAAAAACTACTCGTTGAGATACGCACACATGGACAGACATTCACCAATAATCCAAGTGAAAAGTTTCTCCTCATGATTCTGTGTTCCCAAGCCAAGCTGGAGAACGATAACAAGAGTATTAATGTGAAGCGTGGCCTTAAGGCTCGGGTGGAGATGGGGTTGTGGCCAGCTCCAGCACCGACAGGGTACGTGAAAGAAAAACGAATGGATCGTAAATGCGAGACACTTATCGACCCAGAACGTGCACCTGTGATTAAAAAGGTATTTGAGAAGGTCGCGTATGAAAAGTGGTCTGGTCGCAAGGTCTATAACTGGCTTCGGTTTGAATTAAACTTCCGTGCTCTACCTAGTAAAAAGCATTTAAGTCTCGGCAATATTTACCGAATTCTTGAGAATCACTTTTACTACGGTGTCTTTGAATATCCTCGCAACAGTGGCAACTGGTATCAAGGGCGACATGAACCACTCATCACGAAAGAATTATTTGACCTAGTCCAAGAACAACTGAAAGGAAACGAATTAAAGACTCGCCAAGAAAAAGAGTTCGCTTTCACCAAGCTGATGATTTGTGGTTTGTGCGGATCTGGTATTAGTGCTGATGAGAAATACAAAAAGCTTAAGAACGGCAAGATTAACGCTCATGTCTATTACACCTGCACCAAAGCACGGGACAAGCACTGTAAGTGTGGTTACTTAAATGAGACTGATCTCATCAAACAACTTCAAAAGCTTGTCGATGTCGCTTCGTTCAGCGAGGGCGAAGTGATCAAGCGAATTAAAGCTGAGGTTGCTCGGTACAAGAAATTCAATCAGACCCTTTTGGGTGAGAAGACAAGTACTGATGCAAGTGAGATAGATGCGAAAAGCTACATAAAGTTCTTACTCAAAGACGGTACTATCGAGGAAAAGCGAGAGATACTTTCATGCTTTAACTCGAAAATAACCATGAATAACAAGGTTGTTAAATTACAAAGTCAGCCTAACTAG